From one Candidatus Amarolinea dominans genomic stretch:
- the radA gene encoding DNA repair protein RadA: MAKTAKVKTVFICQQCGNTAPKWMGRCPDCGEWNTLVETTLEAEPAAGRRGGLAPSHSVPQALPDIPADGYARIPVPMGELSRVLGGGIVPGSAVLIGGDPGIGKSTLLLQMCSMLAQRGPVLYVSGEESAAQIKLRAERLGIADQTLFVLADNQVESMVAHIQTMQPALVVVDSIQAIYTDSISSAAGSVSQVRESAAALVRLAKAQNTPIFLVGHVTKDGAIAGPRVLEHMVDVVLYLEGERFHTYRLLRGVKNRFGATDEVGVFEMGSQGMSEVTNPSEVFLAERMPNAAGSAIAVTVEGTRPLLVEMQALSSTTSFSMPRRTANGIDFNRLLLLVAVLSKRVGLRLSDQDVFVNVVGGLTVEEPAADLPVAVAIASSYKNVPVAADVALMGEVGLSGELRTISHLSKRLSEAAKLGFKRAIVPRNSQRKLDGAPAAIEVIGVRTISEAIEAALIG, translated from the coding sequence ATGGCAAAAACCGCCAAAGTGAAGACCGTTTTTATCTGTCAGCAGTGCGGCAATACCGCCCCGAAGTGGATGGGGCGCTGCCCGGACTGCGGTGAATGGAACACCCTGGTCGAAACCACACTGGAAGCTGAGCCGGCGGCCGGGCGGCGCGGCGGTTTGGCGCCATCACACAGCGTGCCGCAGGCCCTGCCCGACATCCCGGCTGACGGCTACGCGCGCATCCCCGTGCCCATGGGTGAACTGAGCCGGGTCCTGGGTGGCGGCATCGTGCCCGGCTCGGCCGTCTTGATCGGCGGCGACCCCGGCATTGGCAAGAGCACTTTGCTCCTGCAGATGTGTTCCATGTTGGCCCAGCGCGGCCCCGTCCTCTACGTCTCCGGTGAAGAATCGGCCGCGCAGATCAAACTGCGCGCCGAACGCCTGGGTATTGCCGATCAGACGCTCTTCGTCCTGGCTGACAACCAGGTCGAAAGCATGGTGGCGCACATTCAGACCATGCAGCCGGCCCTGGTGGTGGTAGACTCGATCCAGGCCATCTACACCGACAGCATTTCGTCAGCGGCCGGCAGCGTCAGCCAGGTGCGCGAGAGCGCGGCCGCCCTGGTGCGCCTGGCCAAGGCTCAAAACACCCCCATTTTCCTGGTAGGGCATGTGACCAAAGATGGCGCTATCGCCGGGCCGCGGGTGTTGGAGCACATGGTTGATGTGGTGCTTTACCTGGAAGGTGAACGCTTTCACACCTATCGCCTGCTGCGCGGGGTGAAGAACCGCTTTGGCGCGACTGATGAGGTGGGGGTGTTCGAGATGGGCAGCCAGGGCATGAGCGAAGTGACGAATCCGTCGGAGGTGTTCCTGGCTGAACGCATGCCCAATGCTGCCGGCTCGGCCATTGCGGTCACGGTGGAGGGCACCCGCCCGCTGCTCGTCGAGATGCAGGCCCTGTCCAGTACGACCAGCTTTTCCATGCCGAGGCGCACCGCCAACGGCATTGACTTCAACCGTTTGCTGCTCCTCGTGGCGGTGCTGAGCAAACGGGTGGGCCTGCGCCTGTCTGACCAGGACGTGTTCGTCAATGTCGTGGGCGGGTTGACCGTGGAGGAGCCGGCCGCCGACCTGCCGGTGGCCGTGGCGATCGCGTCGAGTTACAAGAACGTGCCGGTGGCGGCCGATGTGGCCCTGATGGGCGAGGTGGGCCTGTCTGGCGAGCTGCGCACCATCAGCCATCTCAGCAAGCGCCTGAGTGAGGCGGCCAAGCTCGGATTCAAGCGTGCCATCGTCCCGCGCAATTCGCAGCGCAAGCTCGACGGCGCGCCTGCTGCCATCGAAGTGATCGGCGTGCGCACGATCAGCGAAGCCATCGAAGCCGCGCTGATCGGCTGA
- a CDS encoding TIGR01777 family protein, with amino-acid sequence MQRVIITGGTGFIGAPLARQLAAKYEVVVLSRNPAAAGSLGNGVQVVAWDGRTAQGWGHLASGAFAIINLAGENLSAGRWTAARKAAIVNSRQQAAQAVLEAISQAEVKPAVLVQSSAVGYYGPRGDEKINENEKPGSTFEATTCVAWEKATEAAEALGVRQVIIRTGVVIEKRGGALARMALPFQLFIGGPVGSGKQYFPWIHLADEINAIQFLLEDPQARGVFNLSAPNPVTMGEFATALGKAMGRPSFMPVPGFALRLLFGEMAGILLNGQRVIPSRLQKQGFRFQYSTVDAALSAIYQT; translated from the coding sequence ATGCAACGAGTCATCATTACCGGCGGCACCGGGTTCATTGGTGCGCCGTTAGCCCGGCAGTTGGCCGCCAAGTATGAAGTGGTGGTCCTTTCGCGCAACCCGGCGGCCGCGGGCAGCCTGGGCAATGGGGTGCAGGTTGTGGCCTGGGATGGTCGCACGGCGCAGGGCTGGGGTCACCTGGCCTCTGGCGCGTTCGCGATCATCAACCTGGCCGGTGAGAATCTCAGCGCCGGGCGCTGGACTGCGGCGCGCAAAGCCGCCATTGTGAACAGCCGCCAGCAGGCTGCGCAGGCAGTGCTGGAGGCGATCAGCCAGGCCGAAGTCAAGCCTGCGGTACTCGTGCAATCTTCGGCGGTTGGCTATTACGGCCCGCGCGGCGATGAAAAGATCAACGAGAATGAGAAACCGGGCAGCACTTTCGAAGCCACGACCTGTGTGGCGTGGGAAAAAGCCACCGAGGCCGCCGAAGCCCTGGGCGTGCGCCAGGTCATCATCCGCACCGGGGTTGTGATCGAGAAGCGCGGCGGCGCCCTGGCCCGCATGGCCCTGCCATTCCAGCTTTTCATCGGCGGGCCGGTGGGCAGCGGCAAGCAGTATTTCCCCTGGATTCACCTGGCCGACGAAATCAACGCGATCCAATTTCTGCTGGAAGACCCGCAGGCGCGTGGCGTCTTCAACCTGTCTGCCCCCAACCCGGTCACGATGGGGGAATTTGCCACCGCCCTGGGCAAGGCCATGGGACGACCGTCGTTCATGCCCGTGCCTGGCTTCGCCTTGCGGCTTCTCTTTGGAGAAATGGCCGGCATCCTCCTCAACGGCCAACGCGTCATCCCCAGCCGCTTGCAAAAGCAAGGGTTCAGATTCCAGTATTCCACCGTGGACGCCGCCCTGTCAGCCATCTATCAGACGTAA
- a CDS encoding peptidoglycan DD-metalloendopeptidase family protein, translating to MGTQRISGWRLLGASIAAMLFVSLSLSGAETTPSRVLDPGMESLRQAVLTAWATPDAVITEIERRDAWAYGALVDTQEGAFITGEGTQFVAQWRDNAWEVAFEGAPALRALLPNVPAALLPVARKSSLDYSSLDPTAPLHASANSPQDSNYKLPWPAGNTYYITRAWATGACNHGSHAVDVSMPIGSPVVAMRSGIVMVAEQVSSDCGCTAGNASNKIIIRHIPDDDLYDWYAHVGHGTITVQAGDYVEQGQVLALSNQIGYTCGSGTCAAGTCNLGNCLPGPHLHFHVENGYGERIFINFADAGVIQGCTWVTSGNDDQSLPTVRLTGGPNAQTWVNSNQTISWSIEDESGVWGFSAAWDALPTGPPPAVLQTTGLTDFSGLAPGQHTLNIRAWDLAPTRHERLAEFGWFGFDPIPPTAPAIAVDCSDHGRLPARAACRDPQFRWRSVEEHSGLSGAQAGYRFAWQREGEPSQFSAWQGKDNYMPLLAEPGLFRLDVQARDLAGNESSLSSLAYRLGDYAWDDRNGNGIRESGEPGIPGVLAKLYPNTNCSGVAVAAYTTSADGLYLFTDLAPGAYCVQINEANFNPEGVLAGWQSSPQDQGDDDTLDSDGDVNTHQAIGAVTASNVTPGLDFGFWRAGCLGDFIFLDPNTNGLQDGCTDPADPFSCTESDGIAGVPIHISGPGGLTVTVVSSLEPPGLYRFDQLLPGVYTVAVPSNPLPHLWLTTPAERTVTLAPGACERQLDFGFVSPTGLTLQDLQLAWVGSNAWITWQTLTETGVTGFDIYRARAPLANRTRVNATLIPAHGPGQPYSLEDTTVWSGAVAWYWLVVQPRGEWLGPWRLDARTSRQIFLPLLLDQIP from the coding sequence ATGGGAACACAACGGATATCCGGCTGGCGCCTGCTGGGCGCCAGCATCGCCGCGATGCTTTTTGTGAGCCTGAGCCTGAGCGGCGCGGAGACCACGCCATCCCGTGTGCTCGACCCGGGCATGGAGAGTTTGCGCCAGGCTGTGCTGACGGCCTGGGCCACCCCAGACGCCGTCATCACCGAGATCGAACGTCGCGACGCCTGGGCCTACGGCGCCCTGGTTGACACGCAGGAAGGCGCGTTCATCACCGGCGAAGGCACCCAGTTCGTGGCTCAGTGGCGTGACAACGCCTGGGAGGTGGCCTTCGAGGGCGCCCCCGCCCTGCGCGCCCTCTTGCCCAACGTGCCTGCTGCGCTGTTGCCGGTGGCCAGGAAATCCAGCCTCGATTATTCCAGCCTCGACCCAACCGCCCCGTTGCACGCATCCGCCAACTCACCCCAGGACTCCAACTACAAACTGCCCTGGCCGGCCGGGAATACCTACTACATCACCCGCGCTTGGGCCACCGGCGCCTGCAACCACGGCTCTCACGCCGTTGATGTCTCCATGCCCATCGGCAGCCCCGTCGTCGCCATGCGTAGCGGCATCGTCATGGTGGCCGAACAGGTCAGCAGCGATTGCGGCTGCACGGCCGGCAATGCCAGCAATAAAATCATCATCCGCCATATCCCCGACGACGACCTCTACGACTGGTACGCGCATGTCGGTCACGGTACGATCACGGTGCAGGCCGGTGATTATGTCGAGCAAGGTCAGGTCCTGGCGCTGAGCAATCAGATTGGCTACACCTGTGGCAGCGGCACATGCGCCGCGGGCACCTGCAACCTGGGGAATTGCTTGCCTGGCCCGCATCTGCATTTCCATGTGGAAAACGGCTACGGCGAGCGCATCTTCATCAACTTCGCCGACGCCGGCGTGATCCAGGGCTGCACCTGGGTGACGTCAGGCAATGACGATCAGTCCCTGCCCACGGTGCGGCTCACCGGTGGCCCCAACGCCCAGACCTGGGTCAACAGCAACCAAACCATCAGTTGGAGCATCGAGGATGAGTCAGGCGTGTGGGGCTTCAGCGCAGCCTGGGACGCACTCCCGACAGGTCCGCCACCCGCCGTCCTGCAGACAACCGGCCTGACCGACTTCAGCGGCCTGGCGCCCGGTCAGCACACCCTCAACATCCGGGCCTGGGACCTGGCGCCCACTCGGCACGAACGCCTGGCGGAGTTCGGCTGGTTTGGCTTCGACCCCATCCCGCCCACCGCGCCCGCGATCGCGGTGGATTGCAGCGACCATGGCCGGCTCCCTGCCCGCGCGGCGTGTCGTGATCCGCAGTTCAGATGGCGCAGCGTGGAAGAACATTCTGGGCTGAGCGGTGCGCAGGCCGGCTACCGCTTCGCCTGGCAGCGCGAGGGCGAGCCGTCTCAGTTCAGCGCGTGGCAAGGCAAAGACAACTACATGCCGTTGCTCGCCGAGCCGGGGCTGTTCCGACTCGATGTGCAGGCGCGCGACCTGGCCGGCAATGAATCGTCGCTCAGCAGCCTGGCCTATCGCCTGGGTGATTACGCCTGGGATGATCGCAACGGCAACGGCATCCGCGAGTCGGGCGAACCAGGCATCCCCGGCGTGCTCGCCAAACTCTACCCCAACACCAATTGCAGCGGCGTGGCCGTCGCCGCCTACACCACCAGCGCAGACGGCTTGTACCTCTTCACCGACCTGGCGCCAGGCGCTTACTGTGTGCAGATCAATGAAGCGAACTTCAACCCTGAGGGAGTGCTGGCTGGCTGGCAGAGCAGCCCCCAAGACCAGGGCGATGACGACACGCTCGATTCGGACGGCGACGTCAACACCCATCAGGCCATTGGCGCCGTGACCGCCAGCAACGTGACCCCAGGCCTGGACTTCGGCTTCTGGCGCGCGGGCTGCCTGGGCGATTTCATCTTCCTGGACCCCAACACCAACGGTTTGCAGGATGGCTGCACCGACCCGGCCGATCCGTTCAGTTGCACGGAAAGTGATGGCATCGCCGGCGTCCCCATTCACATCAGCGGCCCCGGTGGACTGACAGTCACCGTCGTCAGCAGCCTTGAGCCACCCGGCCTCTACCGGTTCGACCAGCTCTTGCCCGGCGTGTACACCGTAGCCGTTCCGTCCAATCCGCTGCCTCACCTGTGGTTGACGACGCCCGCCGAGCGCACTGTCACCCTGGCGCCGGGCGCCTGCGAACGCCAGCTCGACTTCGGCTTCGTCAGCCCCACCGGTCTGACCCTGCAAGACCTGCAATTGGCCTGGGTTGGCTCGAATGCCTGGATCACCTGGCAGACGCTGACGGAAACGGGCGTGACCGGGTTCGACATCTATCGGGCGCGGGCGCCCCTGGCCAACCGCACCCGTGTCAATGCGACGCTGATTCCAGCGCATGGCCCCGGTCAACCGTACAGCCTGGAAGACACGACGGTTTGGTCAGGCGCTGTGGCCTGGTATTGGCTGGTGGTGCAGCCCAGGGGAGAATGGCTTGGTCCCTGGCGCTTGGACGCCCGCACAAGCCGTCAGATCTTTCTGCCGCTGCTGCTGGATCAGATACCCTGA
- a CDS encoding glycosyltransferase family 4 protein: MVGINSLLLALDETYRSAGVANYNAQLLRHLPAAAPDLHLRAFVGDRRFSAAPGMAVARPAWSTRRPLARIAWEQSALALASRRLDLLHGAVYASPLLASCPTVITVHDLTFVHHAAALKRFHRVYLRLITRLSAQRAVRVIAASENTRRQLIDWLALPPARVIAVPNGVSEEFAPATPVAVEAFRRQHGLPARFILFVGTLEPRKNVERLLTAFAQARAHLDADTCLVIAGSKGWYYQQIFAQAAALGRGDRPSRVIFPGFVPAAQLPWWYRAATVFVYPSLYEGFGLPVLEAMASGTAVITSNTSSLPEVTGDAAILIDPTDVDALAAALVRLLNDEDLRAHLSAAGVRQAAQFSWRRCAEETVAVYREALGLPPGMERSP; encoded by the coding sequence ATTGTTGGCATCAATTCACTCTTGCTGGCGCTGGACGAAACCTATCGCAGCGCGGGCGTGGCCAATTATAACGCGCAGCTCCTGCGCCATTTGCCCGCCGCGGCCCCCGATCTGCACCTGCGTGCCTTTGTCGGCGACCGGCGTTTTTCTGCGGCGCCAGGCATGGCGGTTGCACGGCCGGCCTGGTCAACGCGACGCCCGTTGGCGCGTATTGCCTGGGAGCAGAGCGCCCTGGCGCTGGCATCGCGACGCCTGGACCTGCTGCACGGCGCCGTCTATGCCAGCCCCCTGCTGGCGTCGTGTCCAACCGTCATCACGGTGCATGACCTGACCTTCGTGCATCATGCGGCTGCGTTGAAACGTTTTCATCGTGTCTACCTGCGCCTGATCACACGTCTGTCGGCGCAGCGAGCCGTGCGGGTCATTGCCGCCTCGGAAAATACCCGGCGCCAGCTGATTGATTGGCTGGCACTGCCCCCGGCGCGGGTCATCGCCGTTCCCAACGGCGTCAGTGAGGAGTTTGCGCCGGCCACGCCGGTTGCGGTCGAAGCATTCCGCCGTCAGCACGGCCTGCCTGCCCGTTTCATCCTGTTTGTCGGTACGTTGGAGCCGCGCAAAAATGTGGAACGACTGCTGACCGCCTTTGCGCAGGCTCGTGCGCACCTGGATGCGGACACCTGCCTGGTGATTGCGGGCAGCAAAGGCTGGTATTACCAACAGATTTTTGCCCAGGCTGCGGCCCTGGGCCGGGGGGATCGTCCGTCGCGGGTGATTTTTCCGGGCTTTGTCCCGGCCGCTCAACTGCCCTGGTGGTACCGGGCAGCGACTGTTTTTGTCTATCCATCCCTCTACGAAGGATTTGGACTACCGGTTTTGGAAGCCATGGCCAGTGGAACAGCCGTCATCACATCGAACACCTCGTCACTGCCCGAAGTGACGGGAGATGCCGCTATCTTGATTGATCCCACCGATGTAGATGCGTTAGCCGCTGCCCTGGTGCGCCTGCTGAACGACGAGGACCTGCGCGCACACTTGAGCGCGGCCGGGGTGCGTCAAGCCGCCCAATTCTCCTGGCGACGTTGTGCCGAGGAAACGGTTGCCGTTTATCGTGAAGCCCTTGGCCTGCCGCCCGGCATGGAGCGATCCCCATGA
- a CDS encoding leucine--tRNA ligase, with protein MNARFTPQEIEPKWQQRWDASGINQTHELTGAASASRPKWYFLTMLPYPSGELHIGHWFAMAPSDAAARFKRMQGYNVFFPMGFDAFGLPAENAAIKRGIHPATWTMSNIERMRKQLRSMGGMFAWDREAITCDPDYYKWTQWFFLRLHEAGLAYRAFAPVDFCPKCNTTLAREQVWGDDRHCERCSTPVIKKELNQWFFKITDYAEELLDFSRMQWPERVQVLQTNWIGRSEGARVIFQAQGGEPIEVFTTRPDTLWGATFMVLAPEHPLVDTLTTDAQTAAVQAYRFQASRQKEIERLATDREKTGVFTGGFATNPVNGERIPVWIADYVLMTYGTGAIMAVPAHDERDFVFASKFGLPIIPVIARPDGVSRSVAWKDHVNASFAAALTAADIAFEETDDAYHVTLTPAQVDAYLALAQRAKTPGKWLDVAGSRAAFVFDDAIVELDSVAHDQEIVRRCQAIAPARAGQATIAMQLLQDKAFYQDVLFHDAYGTMIASGAFSGTPGDGAKKKVSAWLAQQGMGKAAVNYRLRDWLISRQRMWGTPIPIIHCAQCGIVPVPYADLPVRLPADAEFLPTGESPLKFHKGFRYVTCPECGGPAERETDTMDTFMCSSWYQYAYVTPYHKRGQPIQRDDLPWDAAQGAYWLPVDQYTGGIEHATMHLMYTRFFTKALRDIGVVNFDEPMRRLFNQGIILGEDGEKMSKSRGNVVSPDDLVAKYGADVVRAYLMFIGPWDMGGPWNSRGIEGVLRFAQRAWSVVLAPPETPTAAGNISELRRKTHQTIQRVTEDMAAFKFNTTLAALMEFNNYLIKVRETTVYGSDAWHEAIRSLILLLAPVMPFISEELWERVGGAYSVHQQAWPSFDPAIARAELITLVVQINGKVRERIEVAADISEEGARSAALTSERVQKWLEGKPVRKVIYAPQKLVNIVV; from the coding sequence ATGAATGCACGTTTCACGCCACAAGAGATCGAGCCAAAATGGCAGCAGCGCTGGGATGCATCCGGCATCAACCAAACCCATGAGCTGACAGGAGCCGCCAGCGCGAGCCGGCCCAAGTGGTATTTCCTGACCATGCTGCCCTATCCATCCGGCGAGCTGCACATCGGTCACTGGTTTGCCATGGCGCCGTCGGACGCGGCCGCCCGTTTCAAGCGCATGCAGGGCTACAATGTCTTCTTCCCCATGGGCTTCGATGCCTTTGGCCTGCCGGCCGAAAATGCCGCCATCAAGCGCGGCATCCACCCGGCGACCTGGACCATGTCCAACATCGAGCGGATGCGTAAGCAGTTGCGTTCGATGGGCGGGATGTTTGCCTGGGATCGCGAGGCCATCACCTGCGATCCTGATTATTACAAATGGACGCAGTGGTTCTTCCTGCGCCTGCACGAGGCCGGGCTGGCCTATCGTGCCTTCGCACCGGTGGACTTCTGCCCGAAGTGCAACACCACCCTGGCGCGCGAGCAGGTCTGGGGCGACGATCGCCACTGCGAACGCTGCAGTACGCCGGTGATCAAGAAAGAACTGAACCAGTGGTTCTTCAAGATTACCGACTACGCCGAAGAATTGCTGGATTTTAGCCGCATGCAGTGGCCGGAACGCGTGCAGGTCCTGCAAACCAACTGGATTGGCCGCAGCGAGGGCGCACGCGTCATCTTCCAGGCGCAAGGCGGGGAGCCAATCGAGGTCTTCACGACCCGGCCCGATACGCTGTGGGGCGCGACCTTCATGGTGTTGGCGCCGGAACATCCGCTGGTTGACACGTTGACCACAGATGCCCAGACGGCCGCGGTGCAGGCTTACCGTTTCCAGGCCAGCCGCCAAAAAGAGATCGAACGCCTGGCAACCGACCGGGAAAAGACCGGCGTCTTCACCGGCGGCTTTGCCACCAACCCGGTCAACGGCGAACGCATCCCCGTTTGGATCGCCGATTACGTGCTGATGACCTATGGCACCGGTGCGATCATGGCCGTGCCCGCGCACGACGAACGCGACTTCGTCTTTGCCAGCAAATTCGGCCTGCCCATCATCCCGGTCATCGCCCGGCCGGACGGCGTCAGCCGGAGCGTGGCCTGGAAGGATCATGTCAACGCCAGCTTTGCGGCCGCGTTGACCGCGGCCGACATCGCGTTCGAGGAAACCGACGACGCGTATCACGTCACCCTGACGCCCGCACAGGTGGACGCCTACCTGGCCCTGGCGCAGCGGGCCAAGACACCGGGCAAGTGGCTGGACGTGGCCGGCAGTCGGGCGGCCTTCGTTTTCGACGACGCCATCGTCGAGTTGGACAGTGTGGCGCATGACCAGGAGATCGTGCGGCGCTGCCAGGCCATCGCCCCGGCACGTGCGGGCCAGGCGACCATCGCCATGCAGTTGCTGCAAGACAAGGCGTTCTATCAGGATGTGCTGTTCCATGACGCCTACGGCACGATGATCGCCTCTGGCGCCTTCAGCGGCACGCCCGGCGATGGCGCTAAAAAGAAGGTCAGCGCGTGGCTGGCGCAGCAGGGCATGGGCAAGGCGGCCGTCAATTACCGCCTGCGTGACTGGCTGATCAGCCGCCAACGCATGTGGGGCACGCCGATTCCGATCATCCACTGTGCGCAGTGCGGCATCGTGCCGGTGCCCTATGCTGACTTGCCGGTGCGCCTGCCCGCCGATGCGGAGTTTCTGCCCACCGGTGAAAGCCCGTTGAAGTTTCATAAAGGTTTTCGCTACGTCACCTGCCCGGAGTGCGGTGGGCCGGCCGAACGGGAAACCGATACGATGGACACCTTCATGTGCTCATCGTGGTATCAGTACGCGTACGTCACGCCGTACCACAAGCGCGGCCAGCCGATTCAGCGTGACGATCTGCCGTGGGACGCGGCCCAGGGCGCCTACTGGCTGCCGGTGGATCAGTACACCGGCGGCATCGAGCATGCCACCATGCACCTGATGTACACGCGCTTCTTCACCAAAGCCCTGCGTGACATCGGCGTGGTCAACTTCGACGAGCCGATGCGGCGCCTGTTCAACCAGGGCATCATCCTGGGCGAAGACGGCGAGAAGATGTCCAAGAGCCGCGGGAACGTGGTGTCGCCGGACGACCTGGTGGCCAAGTATGGCGCGGATGTGGTGCGCGCCTATCTGATGTTCATTGGCCCCTGGGACATGGGCGGCCCGTGGAACAGCCGCGGCATCGAAGGGGTGCTGCGCTTTGCCCAGCGCGCCTGGAGCGTGGTGCTGGCGCCGCCCGAGACGCCGACAGCCGCGGGCAACATCAGCGAGCTGCGGCGCAAGACCCATCAAACGATCCAGCGGGTGACGGAGGACATGGCCGCGTTCAAGTTCAACACCACGCTGGCCGCGCTGATGGAGTTCAACAACTACCTGATCAAGGTCAGGGAAACGACCGTCTACGGCAGCGATGCCTGGCATGAGGCCATCCGCAGCCTGATCCTGCTGCTGGCGCCGGTGATGCCGTTCATCAGCGAGGAGTTGTGGGAGCGCGTCGGCGGCGCCTACAGCGTCCATCAGCAGGCCTGGCCCAGCTTTGATCCGGCCATCGCCCGCGCCGAGCTGATCACCCTGGTGGTGCAGATCAACGGCAAGGTGCGCGAGCGTATCGAGGTGGCGGCCGACATCAGCGAGGAAGGCGCCCGCAGCGCCGCGCTGACCAGCGAGAGGGTGCAGAAGTGGCTGGAAGGCAAGCCGGTGCGCAAGGTGATCTACGCGCCGCAGAAGTTGGTCAACATCGTCGTTTGA
- a CDS encoding sugar transferase, with translation MTPALRRRFARLLVVTDVFLINAAFGVAYYLRYELQWLRDLDPSTYRRFDAYLPFALILTLLLLFAYRVDGAYDIRRDSSLVEEAYRITAGTATAIIIMVAIAFFTRPQLNSRLIYVYTGIFIPVFLIVSRIVFRAWLWRLRRRGIGVDRLLIVGAGEVGRMVMRSVVAQPELGYEIIGFLDDDPGKSNTALGRLRGLGTLDSLQDVLKSMPIDEVIVALPWHAHRKIVQVVQEVQQANVRPRIVPDLFALMLGRVQLDQINGIPLIGMQPVAITGFNLAVKRLLDVLVSILALTLAAPFWLLIPIAIKLDSPGPVLFNQVRVGRAGRPFVVHKFRSMVADAEEQKDSLRSLNEADGPLFKIKEDPRTTRVGRLIRRTSLDELPQFLNVLKGDMSLVGPRPALPEEVAQYEEWHKRRLEASPGITGLWQVSGRSLVGFEEMVLLDTFYCENWSFGLDLKILFKTIPRVILGEGAF, from the coding sequence ATGACACCAGCGCTCCGCCGTCGCTTCGCGCGTCTGTTGGTGGTCACAGATGTCTTCCTGATCAACGCTGCTTTTGGCGTGGCCTACTACCTGCGCTATGAGCTGCAATGGCTGCGCGATCTTGACCCCAGCACCTACCGTCGGTTCGATGCCTACCTGCCTTTCGCACTCATCCTGACCCTCTTGCTGCTCTTCGCCTACCGCGTGGACGGCGCCTACGACATTCGGCGTGACAGCAGCCTGGTCGAAGAGGCCTATCGCATTACCGCAGGTACGGCTACCGCCATCATCATCATGGTGGCGATTGCCTTTTTCACCCGGCCGCAGCTCAATTCCCGCCTGATCTACGTTTACACCGGCATCTTCATCCCTGTCTTTCTGATTGTTTCGCGCATCGTCTTTCGGGCCTGGCTCTGGCGCCTGCGCCGCCGCGGCATTGGCGTGGACCGCCTGCTCATCGTGGGGGCCGGCGAAGTGGGGCGCATGGTAATGCGCAGCGTAGTGGCGCAGCCGGAATTGGGCTATGAAATCATCGGTTTTCTGGATGACGACCCTGGTAAGAGCAACACCGCCCTCGGACGCCTGCGCGGACTCGGCACCCTCGACTCGCTGCAGGATGTGCTCAAGTCTATGCCAATAGATGAGGTGATCGTAGCTCTGCCCTGGCATGCCCATCGCAAAATCGTGCAGGTCGTGCAGGAGGTGCAACAGGCCAACGTGCGCCCCCGCATCGTGCCCGACCTGTTCGCCCTGATGCTCGGACGGGTGCAGCTCGACCAGATCAACGGCATTCCGCTCATCGGCATGCAACCGGTTGCCATCACCGGCTTCAATCTGGCGGTCAAGCGTCTGCTGGATGTGCTGGTGAGCATCCTGGCGCTGACCCTGGCGGCACCGTTCTGGCTGCTCATCCCCATCGCCATCAAGCTCGATTCGCCCGGCCCGGTGCTGTTCAACCAGGTGCGCGTCGGTCGGGCCGGCCGGCCGTTCGTTGTCCATAAATTCCGCTCGATGGTGGCGGACGCCGAGGAGCAGAAGGACAGCCTGCGCTCACTCAACGAGGCCGACGGGCCGCTGTTCAAGATCAAAGAAGACCCGCGCACCACCCGTGTGGGGCGCTTGATACGCCGTACCAGCCTGGATGAATTGCCGCAGTTCCTCAATGTGCTGAAGGGCGACATGAGCCTGGTGGGGCCGCGGCCGGCCCTGCCCGAAGAAGTGGCGCAATACGAAGAATGGCACAAGCGGCGCCTGGAAGCCTCGCCCGGCATCACCGGCCTGTGGCAGGTATCGGGTCGCAGCCTGGTTGGTTTCGAAGAAATGGTGCTCCTCGATACATTCTATTGCGAGAATTGGTCCTTCGGACTCGATCTCAAGATCCTGTTCAAGACCATCCCTCGCGTTATTCTCGGTGAAGGGGCATTTTAG
- the grpE gene encoding nucleotide exchange factor GrpE produces the protein MFEYNPCRWQAEPGMIVEVISPGYCDKDALLRPARVRVSQ, from the coding sequence ATGTTCGAGTATAATCCATGTCGTTGGCAAGCGGAGCCAGGCATGATCGTGGAGGTCATAAGCCCCGGCTATTGCGACAAGGACGCTCTACTGCGACCGGCGCGCGTGCGGGTCAGCCAGTAG